The Longimicrobium sp. genome includes a window with the following:
- a CDS encoding cupin domain-containing protein, whose amino-acid sequence MPVPRSLPLFLVLAACAPSAPAADPTPAARPPATPRVLTVSDAQAPAAGTVATSVLHESPTSVSRIMRLAPGAQIPEHHHPAHDETFFVHQGTVTAVLNGQEHTVRAGGLVHIPAGTVIVGRNPGSEEAVVVVVFSSNGTGGPLTVAGRPHH is encoded by the coding sequence ATGCCAGTCCCCCGCTCGCTGCCGCTGTTCCTGGTGCTCGCCGCCTGCGCCCCGTCGGCCCCCGCGGCGGATCCCACCCCCGCCGCACGGCCGCCGGCCACGCCGCGCGTGCTTACCGTCTCCGATGCGCAAGCGCCCGCCGCGGGAACGGTCGCCACGAGCGTGCTGCACGAGAGCCCCACCTCGGTTTCCCGCATCATGCGGCTTGCGCCCGGCGCGCAGATCCCGGAGCATCATCACCCCGCGCACGACGAAACCTTCTTCGTGCACCAGGGAACCGTCACCGCGGTGCTGAACGGACAGGAGCACACCGTCCGGGCCGGCGGCCTGGTGCACATCCCCGCCGGCACCGTCATCGTCGGGCGCAACCCGGGCTCGGAGGAGGCCGTCGTCGTGGTGGTGTTCTCGTCGAACGGAACGGGCGGCCCACTCACCGTGGCGGGGCGGCCGCATCATTGA
- a CDS encoding NAD(P)H-dependent oxidoreductase, with amino-acid sequence MNIVAVIGSARRDGDSTRLAEAVLAGRIAQRFDLASLHVRDYEYGRAIEGDDFLAVAEAIANADGVLFVTPVYWYAMSGVLKRFFDRLTDLITVRKPLGRRLAGRSLWVAACGTDPVLPEGFEVPFRQTAEYFDMVYGGSLYASIRTGEVLSPEQARQADEFGARMFSAAVPGITQPG; translated from the coding sequence ATGAACATCGTCGCGGTCATCGGGAGCGCTCGGCGGGATGGGGATTCCACCCGGCTGGCCGAGGCGGTGCTTGCGGGCCGGATCGCGCAGCGGTTCGACCTCGCGTCGCTGCACGTTCGCGATTACGAGTATGGCCGAGCCATCGAGGGAGACGATTTCCTCGCCGTGGCGGAGGCGATTGCGAACGCCGACGGAGTCCTCTTCGTCACGCCGGTCTACTGGTACGCGATGAGCGGCGTGCTGAAGCGCTTCTTCGACCGGCTGACCGACCTGATCACGGTACGGAAGCCGCTGGGGCGCCGCCTCGCGGGGCGCTCCCTGTGGGTGGCCGCCTGCGGAACGGACCCGGTGCTCCCGGAGGGCTTCGAGGTCCCGTTTCGGCAAACGGCGGAATACTTCGACATGGTCTACGGCGGGTCGCTCTACGCCAGCATCCGGACCGGTGAGGTGCTGTCACCGGAGCAGGCGAGGCAGGCGGACGAGTTCGGGGCCCGGATGTTCAGTGCAGCGGTTCCCGGGATCACGCAGCCGGGGTGA
- a CDS encoding DUF6155 family protein, producing the protein MSSIQRRELKAFLNQLSKEQIIEQVAALCDAVPQAADFYRTKLRAGDDAKVAEEYKEKIRREFARRSTGGFRLSSTRKLVTDFDKIAASAATPVDLMLTYVEEGLDAVLYVGALDASFANSMVSMYRNAVHRIVQHDLQAEYGARCDALRAKGAPLGWALGDGLDEIYMEYLFDDPLEA; encoded by the coding sequence ATGTCGTCGATCCAGCGCCGCGAGTTGAAGGCGTTTCTGAACCAGCTCTCCAAGGAACAGATCATCGAGCAGGTCGCCGCGCTCTGCGACGCCGTGCCGCAGGCGGCGGACTTCTACCGGACCAAGCTTCGGGCCGGGGACGACGCTAAGGTCGCCGAGGAATACAAGGAGAAGATTCGGCGCGAGTTCGCCCGCAGGTCCACGGGCGGGTTCAGGTTGAGCAGTACGCGCAAGCTGGTGACCGACTTCGACAAGATCGCGGCCTCCGCCGCAACGCCGGTGGACCTGATGCTCACCTACGTAGAGGAAGGGCTCGATGCCGTCCTCTACGTCGGCGCCCTGGATGCGAGCTTCGCGAACAGCATGGTCAGCATGTATCGGAACGCGGTCCACCGCATCGTCCAGCATGATCTGCAAGCGGAGTACGGCGCCCGGTGCGATGCGCTGCGCGCCAAGGGCGCACCGCTGGGCTGGGCTCTCGGAGATGGCCTCGACGAGATCTACATGGAATACCTGTTTGATGATCCCCTGGAGGCGTAG